One Oryza glaberrima chromosome 11, OglaRS2, whole genome shotgun sequence genomic region harbors:
- the LOC127755742 gene encoding uncharacterized protein LOC127755742 encodes MDYRTGSSSASASASSHPSGSPAPNSATDLSRGTSGPARASNLLNACRVIPPNDNENKPLWRYVELMEKTGKGQGGNVRFRCRLCGNIMHGSYSRVKAHLLKVGSNGVAPCPKVTIDVLSQLHDEMARAVVVAERNLPKDIPLPAEGASRGKRRAVSAIESSFNSDTRSNLDALIARMFYTAGIPFNVARNPYFRKAFMFACNNALGGYSPPSYNKLRTTLLVQEKTHVERLLNPLKSTWPVKGVSIVSDGWSDAQRRPLLNFLAVAEDGPMFLRAINTEGEIKRKEYIAEKMIAVIEDVGPKNVVQVITDNAANCRAAGLIVEQRYSHIFWTPCVVHTLNLALKNICAAKSSSGDAYEEFQWITEVAADASFIKNFIMNHSMRLSMFNEFSKLKFLAIADTRFASTIVMLKRFRAIKESLILMVVSEKWNSYREDNQVQAQQVKEKVLNDVWWDKVQYILDFTDPIYSMIRAADTDKPCLHLVYEMWDSMIDKVKKIVYRHEGKELDEHSSFFFHVQEILYSRWAKSNTPLHCLAHSLNPK; translated from the exons ATGGATTATCGAACTGGAAGCTCAAGTGCTAGTGCTAGTGCATCTAGCCATCCTAGTGGTAGTCCGGCTCCTAATTCTGCTACTGATTTATCAAGAGGAACTAGTGGTCCAGCAAGGGCAAGCAACCTCTTGAATGCTTGCCGTGTGATTCCTCCCAATGACAATGAAAACAAGCCATTGTGGAGGTATGTTGAGTTAATGGAGAAAACAGGTAAAGGCCAGGGAGGGAATGTAAGGTTTAGATGCAGGCTTTGTGGTAATATTATGCATGGGAGCTACTCAAGAGTTAAAGCACATCTCTTGAAGGTGGGATCTAATGGTGTAGCTCCCTGTCCAAAGGTAACAATCGATGTTCTTAGTCAACTTCACGATGAAATGGCTAGAGCTGTAGTAGTTGCTGAAAGGAACTTGCCTAAGGACATCCCACTGCCAGCAGAGGGCGCGAGTAGGGGGAAGAGAAGGGCTGTTTCAGCTATTGAGTCTAGCTTCAATTCAGATACTCGTTCCAACCTTGATGCTTTGATTGCGAGAATGTTCTACACAGCAG GCATTCCTTTCAATGTTGCAAGAAACCCATATTTCAGGAAGGCTTTTATGTTTGCTTGCAACAATGCGCTTGGGGGCTATTCCCCTCCAAGTTACAACAAGCTACGAACTACTCTTCTTGTTCAAGAGAAGACACATGTTGAGCGGTTGTTAAATCCCCTTAAGTCGACATGGCCTGTAAAAGGTGTGAGCATTGTGTCCGATGGGTGGTCTGATGCTCAAAGGCGTCCACTCTTGAATTTTCTAGCAGTGGCAGAAGATGGGCCAATGTTTTTAAGAGCAATCAACACTGAAGGAGAAATTAAGAGGAAGGAATATATTGCTGAGAAGATGATTGCAGTCATTGAGGATGTTGGACCAAAGAATGTGGTACAGGTTATCACTGACAATGCAGCTAATTGCAGGGCTGCTGGGTTGATAGTTGAACAGAGGTACAGCCACATTTTTTGGACGCCGTGTGTTGTCCATACCTTGAACCTGGCCTTGAAGAACATATGTGCAGCCAAGAGTTCAAGTGGGGATGCTTATGAAGAATTTCAGTGGATCACTGAGGTAGCAGCAGATGCTTCTTTCATAAAAAACTTCATCATGAACCACTCAATGAGGCTCTCCATGTTCAATGAGTTCAGTAAGCTAAAATTTCTTGCCATTGCTGATACAAGATTTGCTTCTACCATTGTAATGTTAAAGAGGTTCCGTGCTATCAAAGAATCTCTAATCTTGATGGTAGTGAGTGAAAAATGGAATTCTTATAGGGAAGACAATCAAGTTCAAGCACAGCAAGTCAAAGAGAAGGTTCTAAATGATGTGTGGTGGGATAAGGTGCAGTATATCCTAGATTTCACTGATCCTATCTATTCCATGATTCGTGCAGCTGACACCGACAAACCTTGCCTCCATTTGGTTTATGAGATGTGGGATTCAATGATAGATAaggtgaaaaaaatagtttatcgTCATGAAGGGAAAGAACTAGATGAgcattcctcctttttctttcatgtGCAAGAGATCTTGTACTCTCGATGGGCAAAAAGTAATACCCCCTTGCATTGCTTGGCACACTCACTGAACCCCAAGTAA
- the LOC127755081 gene encoding probable protein S-acyltransferase 6 — protein MLKVRWLPFKKTHLARSNASDASSPTSAAAATATAVTTHRLYQVWRGRNRFLCGGRLIFGPDASSIVLTVSLIMTPLALFVAFVSFHLAALIGKPLGQAVPAVAIAVGVFDVIVLVMTSGRDPGIIPRNVRPPEPEDIGVSSPAFGGGGGSLPPTRDVYVNGVVVKVKYCHTCLLYRPPRCSHCSVCNNCVDRFDHHCPWVGQCIGKRNYRFFFMFISSTTFLCLYVFVFCWVNLAMTARQFGCSMGRAVVESPVSGILIVYTFVTAWFVGGLTAFHSYLVCTNQTTYENFRYRYERKANPHNRGVAKNVAEIFLSPIPPSRNDFRSRVAVEHYYAAGAGAASGQYFYSYSIGPLSSESKAASFNTRGSLSFDMATASFDLGGVGGGGGYSAKRTSVDVCSNSSDFGDIYGGEQQPPRHSIFGGGGGDGGRTSVRKADDVPTEFGHYGAAAAAAAAAGGRPRGREFEAV, from the exons ATGTTGAAGGTGAGGTGGTTGCCGTTCAAGAAGACCCATCTCGCCCGCAGCAACGCCTCCGACGcgtcctcccccacctccgccgccgccgccaccgccaccgccgtcaccacccACCGCCTCTACCAAGTCTGGAGGGGCAGGAAC AGATTCCTGTGCGGCGGGCGGCTCATCTTCGGCCCGGACGCCAGCTCCATCGTGCTCACCGTGTCGCTCATCATGACGCCGCTCGCGCTCTTCGTCGCCTTCGTCTCCTTCCACCTCGCCGCCCTCATCGGGAAGCCGCTCGGCCAGGCCGTCccggccgtcgccatcgccgtcggcgTATTC GACGTGATCGTGCTGGTGATGACGTCGGGGCGGGACCCGGGGATCATCCCGCGGAACGTGCGGCCGCCGGAGCCCGAGGACATCGGCGTGTCGTCGCCGGCgttcggcggcggaggcgggtcGCTCCCGCCGACGCGCGACGTGTACGTGAACGGCGTGGTGGTGAAGGTGAAATACTGCCACACCTGCCTCCTCTACCGCCCCCCTCGCTGCTCCCACTGCTCCGTCTGCAACAACTGCGTCGATCGCTTCGACCACCACTGCCCCTGGGTCGGCCAGTGCATCGGCAAG AGGAACTACAGGTTCTTCTTCATGTTCATCTCGTCGACGACGTTCCTGTGCCTGTACGTGTTCGTCTTCTGCTGGGTGAACCTGGCGATGACCGCGAGGCAGTTCGGCTGCAGCATGGGGCGCGCGGTCGTGGAGTCGCCGGTGTCGGGGATCCTCATCGTGTACACGTTCGTGACGGCGTGGTTCGTCGGCGGCCTCACCGCGTTCCACTCCTACCTCGTCTGCACCAACCAGACTACGTACGAGAACTTCCGCTACAG GTACGAGCGCAAGGCGAACCCGCACAACCGTGGCGTCGCCAAGAACGTCGCCGAGATCTTCCTCTCGCCGATCCCGCCGAGCAGGAACGACTTCAGGTCAAGGGTCGCCGTCGAGCACTActacgccgccggcgccggggcggcGTCGGGGCAGTACTTCTACTCCTACTCGATCGGGCCGCTCTCGTCGGAGTCCAAGGCGGCCAGCTTCAACACGCGGGGGAGCCTCAGCTTCGACATGGCCACGGCGAGCTTCgacctcggcggcgtcggcggcggcggcggatactCCGCCAAGCGCACCAGCGTCGACGTCTGCTCCAACTCCTCCGACTTCGGCGACATctacggcggcgagcagcagccgccgcggcactccatcttcggcggcggcggcggcgacggcgggaggacGAGCGTCAGGAAGGCCGACGACGTCCCGACGGAGTTCGGGCActacggcgccgccgcagccgccgccgccgccgccggcggccggcctcgCGGGAGGGAGTTCGAGGCCGTgtga
- the LOC127755045 gene encoding uncharacterized protein LOC127755045 — protein sequence MADSLLLLACHLLLSLALLAASLSHLLLAATTHLSPSSSHLRRLRHPLLRLLPVLLALPFPFLPVSPTAAAALLLLPPLLLPLPLPFLPHLPHLRPLLLSLPLLLLARAASLVAASFPPSDLQSHALHVAAALLLAAAVASLLAAISPPNRGLLAETALACAGAVGGLWVGQSCLVLYVDACVPAGCHRLMDAAVGTPATRCDVEEARLRAVALMDLALSVHCVVVAAVAVGVHLGVAWWCGVDGGAGAGMGTGRRHNGVGGSYDALPTVASAEAEMEHLPMKGVVGKSIAQE from the coding sequence ATGGCggactccctcctcctcctcgcctgccacctcctcctctccctcgccctcctcgctgcctccctctcccacctcctcctcgccgccaccacccacctctccccttcctcctcccacctccgccgcctccgccaccctctcctccgcctcctccccgtcctcctcgccctccccttccccttcctccccgtctcccccaccgccgccgccgccctcctcctcctcccgcccctcctcctcccgctcccgctccccttcctcccccacctcccccacctccgccccctcctcctctccctccccctcctcctcctcgcccgcgccgcctccctcgtcgccgcctccttcccgcCCTCCGACCTCCAGTCCCACGCGCTCCACGTCGCCgcggccctcctcctcgccgcggccgtcgcctcGCTGCTCGCCGCGATCTCCCCCCCGAACCGCGGGCTCCTCGCCGAGACCGCGCtcgcctgcgccggcgccgtgggtgGCCTCTGGGTGGGGCAGAGCTGCCTCGTCCTCTACGTCGACGCCTGCGTCCCCGCCGGGTGCCACCGCCTCATGGACGCCGCCGTGGGCACGCCCGCCACGCGGTGCGACGTCGAGGAGGCCAGGCTCCGCGCCGTGGCGCTCATGGACCTCGCGCTGTCCGTGCACTGCGTGGtcgtcgcggcggtggccgtgggaGTGCACCTCGGGGTGGCTTGGTGGTGCGgggtggacggcggcgccggggcgggGATGGGGACAGGGAGGAGGCATAATGGCGTCGGTGGGTCGTACGATGCGTTGCCCACGGTGGCGTCTGCCGAGGCGGAGATGGAACATTTGCCGATGAAGGGCGTCGTCGGCAAGAGCATTGCGCAGGAATAA